A single Fundidesulfovibrio terrae DNA region contains:
- the pstC gene encoding phosphate ABC transporter permease subunit PstC, with protein sequence MAVSRKLKDDLIRYFFMITAMVSIVSLALIMIYLFLEGLPLFTHVNVLDFLFGNLWYPTSDPAEFGIFPLIVASIAVTVLSSLIAIPLGVMTAVYLAEIAGPRTRGAVKPLVELLAALPSVVIGFFGMVVVAPFLQDTFDLATGLNLFNASLMLAFMSVPTICSVSEDAIYAVPRELKEASLALGATHWETIRRVVVPASLSGVSTAIILGMSRAIGETMVVLMVAGGAAIVPTSIFSAIRPMPSSIAAEMAEAPFRSDHYHALFAIGIILFLFTLVFNIIAQHIAEKHKQVGAATL encoded by the coding sequence GTGGCCGTAAGCCGCAAGCTCAAAGACGACCTGATCCGCTATTTCTTCATGATCACCGCCATGGTGTCCATCGTGTCCCTGGCGCTGATCATGATCTATCTTTTCCTGGAAGGCCTTCCGCTGTTCACGCATGTGAACGTCCTGGACTTCCTCTTCGGCAACCTCTGGTATCCCACGTCCGATCCGGCCGAGTTCGGCATCTTCCCGCTGATCGTGGCCTCCATCGCGGTGACGGTGCTCTCCTCGCTCATCGCCATCCCGCTGGGCGTCATGACCGCCGTCTACCTGGCCGAAATCGCCGGCCCCCGCACCCGGGGCGCGGTCAAGCCGCTGGTGGAGCTCCTGGCCGCCCTGCCCTCGGTGGTCATCGGCTTCTTCGGCATGGTGGTGGTGGCCCCCTTCCTCCAGGACACCTTCGACCTGGCCACGGGACTCAACCTCTTCAACGCCAGTCTCATGCTGGCCTTCATGTCCGTGCCCACCATCTGCTCCGTGTCCGAGGACGCCATCTACGCCGTGCCCCGCGAACTCAAGGAAGCCTCCCTGGCCCTGGGCGCGACACACTGGGAGACCATCCGCCGCGTGGTGGTTCCCGCATCGCTCTCGGGCGTGTCCACGGCCATCATCCTGGGCATGTCCCGGGCCATCGGCGAGACCATGGTGGTGCTCATGGTGGCGGGCGGCGCGGCCATCGTCCCGACATCCATCTTTTCGGCCATCCGGCCCATGCCCTCGTCCATCGCCGCCGAAATGGCCGAGGCCCCCTTCCGGTCGGACCACTACCACGCCCTGTTCGCCATCGGCATCATCCTGTTCCTGTTCACCCTGGTCTTCAACATCATCGCACAGCACATAGCCGAGAAGCACAAGCAGGTCGGCGCGGCCACGCTTTAG
- the pstA gene encoding phosphate ABC transporter permease PstA, whose product MRIDEKLLKRRRGAQSVMWNVFRGAALVNAAALGVICLFLFYNGLPAISWEFLTQPPRDSMTAGGILPCIIGTVILSLGSMMVAFPLGVCAAIYLNEYAKPGKLVRVIRLGIANLAGVPSVVFGLFGLAFFVTFFGLGVSVISGVLTLTILVLPVIIGTAEEALKSVPNTYREASLGLGATKWQTIRLVVLPAALPGMLTGAILGLSRAAGETAAIMFTAAVFFAPKLPTSIFSDVMALPYHIFVLATAGTEIEKTRPMQYGTALVLIALVLGMNLVAIVLRARLQKKR is encoded by the coding sequence ATGCGCATAGACGAAAAGCTGCTCAAGCGGCGCCGGGGCGCGCAGAGCGTCATGTGGAACGTGTTCAGGGGCGCGGCCCTGGTCAACGCCGCAGCCCTGGGCGTCATCTGCCTGTTCCTCTTCTACAACGGGCTGCCCGCCATTTCCTGGGAATTCCTCACCCAGCCCCCCCGCGACTCCATGACCGCCGGCGGCATCCTGCCCTGCATCATCGGCACCGTCATCCTGTCGCTGGGCTCCATGATGGTGGCCTTCCCCCTGGGCGTGTGCGCCGCCATCTATCTCAACGAATACGCCAAGCCCGGAAAGCTCGTGCGCGTCATCCGCCTGGGTATCGCCAACCTGGCGGGCGTGCCCTCCGTGGTCTTCGGACTGTTCGGGCTGGCTTTCTTCGTGACCTTCTTCGGCCTGGGCGTGAGCGTCATCTCGGGCGTGCTCACCCTGACCATCCTCGTCCTGCCGGTCATCATCGGCACCGCCGAAGAAGCCCTCAAGTCCGTGCCCAACACCTACCGCGAAGCCTCCCTCGGCCTCGGGGCCACCAAGTGGCAGACCATCCGGCTGGTGGTGCTCCCGGCCGCCCTGCCCGGCATGCTCACCGGCGCCATCCTCGGCCTGTCGCGCGCGGCAGGCGAAACGGCGGCCATCATGTTCACCGCCGCCGTGTTCTTCGCCCCGAAACTGCCCACGTCCATCTTCTCCGACGTCATGGCCCTGCCCTACCACATCTTCGTGCTGGCCACCGCCGGGACCGAAATCGAAAAGACCCGGCCCATGCAGTACGGCACCGCCCTGGTGCTCATCGCCCTGGTGCTGGGGATGAACCTCGTGGCCATCGTGCTGCGCGCGAGACTGCAGAAGAAGAGATAA
- a CDS encoding transglutaminase-like domain-containing protein, producing the protein MRYKFILPVLLVLAFTAQAAQAASGTITMTVTPSVLPGSRQADVWLPYPFSNDTQDIAGVSFKGNYDSVQVLRDPKSGANYLYAAWSRVDAKDKPALTLSFHVDSHFRKLAPLKDSKEPIPADIKAQYLASDDWTPSEAYADQAAKIVKGKRTVLSKARAVYDWTVDNTFRDPAVQGCGLGIPGRTLCEMKGGGKCADISTVFVTLARAAGVPAREVFGLRMADPKTGDITGDYHCWAEFYLPGTGWVPADPADVRKMMLVKNLEAKSPEAERYREFFWGGDDLTRITLNIGSRGVVFNPAQKGGPVNYFMYPFGQVDGETLNYFDPKAFSFSVGYKAD; encoded by the coding sequence ATGCGCTACAAGTTCATCCTGCCCGTCCTGCTGGTCCTGGCGTTCACCGCCCAGGCCGCCCAGGCCGCGTCCGGCACCATCACCATGACCGTGACGCCGAGCGTCCTGCCCGGCTCGAGACAGGCCGACGTCTGGCTGCCCTACCCGTTCTCCAACGACACCCAGGACATCGCGGGCGTCTCGTTCAAGGGCAACTACGACTCCGTGCAGGTGCTGCGCGACCCCAAGAGCGGGGCCAACTACCTGTACGCCGCCTGGAGCCGCGTCGACGCGAAGGACAAGCCCGCCCTCACCCTGAGCTTCCATGTGGACAGCCATTTCCGCAAGCTCGCGCCCCTCAAGGACTCCAAGGAGCCCATCCCCGCCGACATCAAGGCCCAGTACCTCGCCAGCGACGACTGGACGCCTTCCGAGGCCTACGCCGACCAGGCGGCCAAGATCGTCAAGGGCAAGCGCACCGTCCTCTCCAAGGCGCGGGCCGTCTACGACTGGACCGTGGACAACACCTTCCGCGATCCCGCCGTACAGGGCTGCGGCCTGGGCATTCCCGGACGCACCCTGTGCGAAATGAAGGGCGGCGGCAAATGCGCCGACATCAGCACCGTGTTCGTCACTCTGGCCAGGGCCGCCGGAGTGCCCGCGCGCGAGGTGTTCGGGCTGCGCATGGCCGACCCCAAGACCGGCGACATCACCGGCGACTACCACTGCTGGGCCGAGTTCTACCTGCCGGGCACCGGCTGGGTGCCCGCCGATCCCGCCGACGTGCGCAAGATGATGCTGGTGAAGAACCTGGAGGCCAAAAGCCCCGAAGCCGAACGCTACCGGGAGTTCTTCTGGGGCGGCGACGACCTGACGCGCATCACCCTGAACATCGGCTCGCGCGGCGTGGTGTTCAACCCCGCCCAGAAAGGCGGCCCGGTGAACTACTTCATGTACCCCTTCGGCCAAGTGGACGGCGAAACCCTGAACTACTTCGACCCCAAGGCGTTCAGCTTCAGCGTGGGCTACAAGGCCGACTAG